In Penicillium psychrofluorescens genome assembly, chromosome: 5, a single window of DNA contains:
- a CDS encoding uncharacterized protein (ID:PFLUO_007830-T1.cds;~source:funannotate), which produces MASQHSRKSRESTRPEMSIGRYTRLDEIGRGSFATVYQGVHTKSRTYVAIKSVNLSKLNKKLKDNLSSEIDILKGLHHPHIVALIDCHESTSHIHLVMEYCALGDLSLFIKRRETLANHRYTRDMIAKYPNPRGGALNEVVVRHFLKQLSSALHFLRDRNLIHRDIKPQNLLLCPSPSSYRSGVAQVIPYKGSHDSYEPITGLESLPMLKIADFGFARSLPATSLAETLCGSPLYMAPEILRYEKYDAKADLWSVGTVLYEMVVGRPPFRATNHVELLRRIEKGEDRIRFPEDNPASDDIKKLIRGLLKRNPVERLNFPDFFNSNVIKDGIPGLVPDDLPRRPSADFDDARPTPVDVNTAKNSPYAEEPEETPTSPAKRPPSTRQKSGTPPTATTMRRFGSSDRPPAGTIKGQETTPRRPGPVSHVTAPGRQELVGRQVATAAMERHRSQNTYTDTTRTEESLDPAQTEREQAAQDVAFERDYVVVEKRAVEVNAFADELAHSPRIQGGFGRPGQTGTVSRRATTQGLPTTTSVSPHANATKAIQVVSNRARADSTHQRQHSYERRYGQSPTSATSAISKALNMASGRLFGMGFSPPLAITKGGRSPPLAYNPFPAYPAAQASLMIMGDGAKTNVAVDEDCKSVQVIEECATRSDVVYGFAEVKYKQLIPLAPSAPSDPSARPPVSGAETDSIDPTDDGLTADAIVTLSEEALVLYVKALSLLAKSMDIAGAWWSRKNREETYGDSPSNRGEISALAGARINNVVQWVRARFNEVLEKAEFVRLKLIEGQKRLPSEHPSHPDNQPIASSAGSSTSIDVVLSPGVTAEKLMYDRALEMSRAAAINELTGEDLAGCEIAYVTAIRMLEAVLEDDGSRTDRQEATSAGEKIVLDDMQAEDRQVVLRLVSSMRGRLASLRKKLALLSKRTSAPTPTTSSTARIPSSNSVPVSLATGATPPR; this is translated from the exons AAGGACAACCTCTCCTCCGAGATCGATATCCTGAAGGGCCTCCATCATCCGCATATCGTGGCGCTCATCGACTGCCATGAGTCCACATCTCATATCCATCTGGTCATGGAGTACTGTGCTTTGGGGGACTTGTCACTCTTCATTAAACGACGAGAGACCCTCGCCAACCATCGATACACGCGGGACATGATTGCCAAATACCCGAATCCTCGCGGGGGAGCGCTGAATGAAGTTGTCGTGCGACACTTCCTAAAGCAACTTTCAAGTGCGCTGCATTTTCTCCGAGACCGCAACCTTATCCACCGAGACATCAAACCGCAAAACCTACTGCTCTGCCCGTCCCCTTCATCTTATCGGTCAGGTGTGGCCCAGGTGATTCCTTATAAGGGCAGTCACGATTCGTATGAACCCATAACCGGACTTGAGTCACTACCGATGCTCAAGATTGCGGACTTTGGGTTCGCTCGGTCCCTTCCGGCTACCTCGCTGGCAGAGACCCTTTGTGGCTCTCCACTTTACATGGCACCCGAGATCCTTCGGTATGAGAAATATGATGCCAAGGCAGACCTGTGGTCGGTTGGCACCGTGCTCTATGAGATGGTGGTCGGCCGGCCTCCCTTCCGTGCCACTAACCACGTGGAACTGCTCCGGAGGATCGAGAAAGGAGAGGACCGAATCCGATTTCCGGAAGACAATCCTGCTTCGGATGACATTAAGAAGCTGATACGCGGCCTTCTGAAGCGGAATCCAGTGGAACGCTTGAATTTCCCTGACTTCTTCAACAGCAATGTTATCAAAGATGGGATTCCTGGTCTGGTGCCAGATGACCTCCCACGGAGGCCCTCTGCCGATTTCGATGATGCCAGACCGACTCCGGTCGACGTGAACACGGCCAAGAACTCTCCATACGCCGAGGAACCGGAAGAGACGCCCACATCCCCTGCCAAGCGACCGCCATCGACGCGTCAGAAATCAGGGACGCCACCGACTGCTACGACTATGCGTCGATTTGGCAGTAGTGATCGGCCTCCCGCTGGTACCATCAAAGGACAGGAAACCACTCCACGTCGACCCGGTCCAGTCAGCCATGTTACTGCACCTGGTCGCCAGGAACTTGTGGGCCGTCAAGTTGCCACAGCTGCGATGGAGCGCCACAGATCTCAGAACACGTACACGGACACTACACGGACAGAAGAATCCTTAGATCCTGCCCAGACAGAACGAGAGCAGGCTGCCCAAGACGTGGCTTTTGAGCGAGACTACGTGGTTGTGGAGAAACGTGCTGTCGAAGTGAATGCATTTGCAGATGAGTTGGCACATAGCCCCCGTATCCAAGGCGGTTTTGGTCGCCCGGGACAGACCGGCACTGTATCTCGGCGCGCGACTACGCAGGGCCTCCCCACAACCACATCGGTCTCTCCGCATGCAAATGCTACCAAGGCCATCCAAGTTGTGTCGAATCGTGCCCGAGCAGATTCAACACATCAACGTCAACACTCTTACGAGCGACGGTATGGCCAGAGCCCCACGTCGGCCACATCGGCCATCTCGAAAGCACTCAACATGGCCAGTGGTCGCCTTTTCGGAATGGGGTTTTCTCCGCCACTGGCCATCACCAAAGGTGGCCGGTCACCCCCGCTGGCCTACAACCCATTCCCTGCCTATCCAGCTGCCCAGGCTAGCCTCATGATTATGGGCGACGGTGCGAAGACCAACGTGGCGGTCGACGAAGACTGCAAGTCAGTTCAAGTCATTGAAGAATGTGCTACGCGCAGCGATGTCGTCTATGGATTCGCCGAGGTGAAGTATAAGCAGCTCATTCCATTGGCACCTTCGGCGCCCTCCGACCCTTCTGCAAGACCCCCAGTCTCTGGTGCCGAGACCGATTCTATCGACCCCACTGACGACGGGTTGACTGCGGATGCCATTGTCACACTCTCCGAAGAGGCTTTGGTACTATACGTGAAGGCTCTGTCCCTGTTGGCCAAGTCCATGGACATTGCCGGTGCCTGGTGGTCGCGCAAGAATCGTGAAGAGACATATGGGGACTCCCCCTCGAACAGAGGAGAGATCAGTGCGCTCGCGGGAGCCCGCATTAACAATGTCGTGCAGTGGGTGCGGGCTCGGTTCAATGAGGTcttggagaaggccgagtTTGTACGCCTGAAACTGATCGAAGGGCAAAAGCGTTTGCCTTCGGAACACCCCAGCCATCCAGATAACCAGCCCATCGCCTCGAGTGCTGGCTCAAGCACTTCCATCGATGTGGTATTGAGCCCTGGCGTTACAGCCGAAAAGCTGATGTACGACCGTGCCTTGGAGATGAGTCGGGCTGCGGCAATCAATGAGCTGACTGGCGAGGATCTCGCCGGATGTGAGATTGCCTATGTCACCGCCATACGCATGCTAGAAGCTGTGCTAGAGGATGACGGGTCGCGAACTGACCGGCAAGAGGCCACATCGGCTGGGGAGAAGATCGTGCTGGACGATATGCAGGCGGAGGATCGGCAGGTGGTACTGAGGT TGGTGTCGAGCATGCGCGGTCGCCTCGCCTCTCTCCGCAAGAAACTGGCATTGCTCTCCAAGCGAACCTCGGCGCCCacgccgacgacgagcagcACAGCCCGGATTCCGTCCTCAAACTCGGTACCTGTTTCACTTGCGACCGGTGCCACGCCGCCTCGGTGA
- a CDS encoding uncharacterized protein (ID:PFLUO_007828-T1.cds;~source:funannotate) — MADTDPLAAGHDDYCRGYSADVDTIREQEYPLLNETTYLDHAGTTLYAKSLIESYSRDMTSNLLGNPHSISLSSQLSTQRTDDIRLRMLRFFNADPEEFDMVFVANATAAVKLVADSLRDSDHGGFWYGYHVDAHTSIVGVRELADLGHQCFQSDADVEKWISELSADQTKAPKLFAYPAQSNMNGRRLPLCWGKKVRAAANDGPGNVYTLLDAASLVSTAPLDLGTAAPDFTALSFYKIFGFPDLGALIVRKSAARAFERRRFFGGGTVDMVIASGAQWHAKKEASIHERLEDGTLPFHSIIALDSALKTHTELYGSMTNISAHTGFLAKQLNDRLCSLRHCNDTKVCHVYQPASAYGDPITQGPIIAFNMRNSRGEWIGKTEVEKLALVQNIQIRTGTVCNPGGTALCLGWTGPELRQNYSSGVRCGDNNDVLNGRPTGILRVSLGAMTSMKDLDSLMAFIEEFYVEKIPPLVTLDPPLGGNGFPASHFYVESLMVYPIKSCGAFKIPDGKRWEVKKEGLAWDREWCLIHQGTGAALSQKKYPRMALVRPHLDLDRGVLSITCGTIAADQVSLDISLGWEDTSLVSTSMCTSSTKKSTTVCGDQIPLHAYSSPVVSAFFSDFLGVPCTLARFSSQTANRYSRPPRIPAWRNRFRKFVMPGSFPPDLPPPVRDQGPPLQLANEMPILVVSRSSVNRLNETIKANTRHGAGVSKAVAADVFRGNIVVAERLAQLGDTEQPYSEDHWSQFHIGPEQLRFDALGACERCQMVCIDQFTGVRRSEPLSTLAKTRSINGRISFGRYAALSEEEMEAFESEAPDRRTVMVGDLVVPTYDDH, encoded by the exons ATGGCGGACACGGACCCTCTGGCGGCTGGTCATGACGACTATTGCCGCGGCTACTCCGCCGACGTGGACACCATTCGGGAGCAGGAGTATCCATTGCTAAACG AAACCACCTATCTCGACCATGCCGGAACAACACTATATGCCAAGTCTCTCATCGAGTCCTACTCGCGTGACATGACATCCAATCTACTGGGCAACCCCCATTCCATATCTCTATCCTCACAGCTATCAACGCAGCGAACGGACGACATTCGACTCCGCATGCTCCGCTTCTTCAATGCCGACCCAGAAGAGTTCGACATGGTCTTCGTGGCGAACGCAACGGCAGCTGTCAAATTGGTCGCCGACTCGCTCCGGGACTCTGACCACGGCGGCTTCTGGTATGGCTACCATGTCGACGCCCATACCAGTATCGTGGGAGTACGTGAACTGGCCGACCTAGGCCACCAGTGCTTCCAGAGTGATGCAGATGTCGAGAAATGGATCTCGGAGCTGTCGGCTGATCAGACCAAGGCGCCTAAACTGTTCGCATACCCAGCCCAGTCGAACATGAATGGTCGACGCCTGCCTCTATGCTGGGGCAAGAAGGTTCGCGCTGCGGCCAACGACGGCCCAGGAAATGTATATACATTGCTTGATGCTGCCTCGCTCGTGTCGACCGCCCCGCTCGACTTGGGAACGGCTGCACCAGATTTCACAGCTCTCAGCTTCTACAAGATTTTTGGATTCCCCGACCTGGGCGCATTGATAGTTCGCAAAAGTGCGGCACGGGCATTCGAGCGCCGAAGGTTCTTCGGAGGCGGCACTGTCGACATGGTCATTGCATCGGGTGCGCAGTGGCATGCTAAAAAAGAAGCGTCCATCCATGAACGGCTCGAAGATGGCACGCTTCCTTTCCACAGCATCATTGCTTTGGACTCTGCGCTCAAGACCCATACGGAACTGTATGGTTCGATGACAAATATCTCGGCGCATACTGGATTCCTTGCGAAGCAGCTCAATGATCGACTTTGCTCACTGAGGCACTGCAATGACACGAAGGTGTGTCATGTGTACCAGCCCGCCTCGGCATATGGCGATCCTATCACCCAGGGCCCAATTATTGCCTTTAATATGCGGAACAGTCGCGGCGAGTGGATTGGCAAGACGGAGGTCGAGAAACTCGCCCTGGTGCAAAATATCCAAATACGTACGGGGACGGTCTGCAACCCTGGAGGAACCGCTTTGTGTCTTGGGTGGACTGGCCCTGAATTACGTCAAAATTATTCTTCAGGAGTGCGCTGTGGTGATAACAATGATGTCCTCAACGGCCGGCCAACAGGCATTCTGCGTGTCAGCCTGGGTGCAATGACCAGCATGAAGGATCTCGACTCGCTGATGGCCTTCATCGAAGAATTCTATGTGGAAAAAATACCTCCTCTTGTGACACTAGATCCTCCATTGGGCGGGAATGGTTTTCCGGCGTCTCACTTTTATGTTGAGAGCCTCATGGTGTACCCGATTAAGAGCTGTGGTGCATTCAAGATTCCAGACGGAAAACGCTGGGAAGTCAAAAAGGAGGGACTCGCATGGGATCGAGAATGGTGTCTTATCCACCAAGGCACCGGTGCTGCTTTGAGCCAGAAAAAATACCCGCGCATGGCGTTGGTCCGTCCGCAccttgatctcgaccgcgGCGTCCTTAGCATCACTTGTGGCACTATAGCTGCTGACCAAGTGAGCCTGGATATCTCTCTGGGTTGGGAAGATACAAGCCTCGTGTCAACGTCCATGTGCACGAGCTCCACCAAGAAATCGACCACGGTGTGCGGCGACCAAATACCTCTACATGCCTACTCTTCACCAGTAGTTTCAGCCTTTTTCTCAGACTTCCTCGGCGTCCCCTGCACGCTCGCAAGGTTCTCCTCACAAACCGCAAACCGGTACtcacgaccaccacgcatTCCCGCTTGGAGGAACCGATTCCGCAAATTCGTCATGCCCGGCTCCTTCCCACCGGACCTACCACCTCCAGTGCGCGACCAAGGCCCGCCACTCCAACTGGCGAATGAAATGCCCATCCTGGTCGTCTCACGATCCTCCGTCAACCGCCTCAACGAGACCATCAAGGCCAATACCCGGCACGGCGCAGGCGTCAGCAAGGCCGTTGCTGCAGACGTGTTCCGCGGCAACATCGTCGTCGCGGAACGGCTTGCTCAGCTTGGTGATACCGAGCAGCCTTATTCCGAGGACCACTGGTCCCAATTCCATATTGGGCCGGAGCAGCTTCGCTTTGATGCTCTTGGCGCATGCGAGCGCTGCCAGATGGTTTGTATCGATCAATTTACCGGCGTTCGTCGTAGCGAACCCTTGTCTACGCTTGCGAAGACGCGGAGTATCAATGGGAGAATCTCGTTTGGGCGGTATGCTGCGCTTTcggaagaggaaatggaggcGTTTGAGTCTGAAGCACCGGACCGCCGGACGGTCATGGTGGGGGACTTGGTGGTGCCGACGTATGATGACCATTGA
- a CDS encoding uncharacterized protein (ID:PFLUO_007829-T1.cds;~source:funannotate): protein MCGSRRGDVSGSTNVQGREVLPTNVKPLHYDLTLEPNFDKFNYEGTVVIDLQVNEDTNFVSLNSNEIEIHSAVVSSKGAVVDSKPEISYNGDVQVATIKFGNAIAAGSDAQLKLTFTGILNDNMAGFYRSSFKDKNGEKKYIASTQMEPTDARRAFPCFDEPALKAKFTITLIADKSMACLSNMDVASETEVQGGKKAVKFSTSPLMSTYLVAFIVGHLNYIENNSFRVPIRVYATPDQDIEHGRFSLDLAAKTLAFYEKAFDSEFPLPKMDMVAVPDFSAGAMENWGLITYRIVDVLLDEKASSASRKERIAETVQHELAHQWFGNLVTMDFWDGLWLNEGFATWMSWYSCNVFYPEWKVWQSYVIDNLQGALSLDSLRSSHPIEVPVKRADEINQIFDAISYSKGSSVLRMISKYLGEDVFLQGVRNYIKKHAYGNTETGDLWAALADASGKPVRKVMEIWTKNVGFPVVSVTENPDASSIHLKQNRFLRTGDVRPEEDTTLYPVMLGLRTRSGLDEDTMLTEREREFKVPDLDFFKLNADHSGLYRTSYTPERLKQLGKAAKDGLLTVEDRAGMIADAGALATSGYQHTSGLLSLLQSLDTESEFVVWNEILTRIGSLRSAWLFESQETKDALTAFQRKLVSAKAHELGWEFSDKDGHILQQFKALMFGSAGSAEDPTVVQAAKDMFARFADGDLSAIHPNIRGSVFTIVLKNGSAKEYDVVLDRFRHAATSDEKTTALRCLGAAEDPALIKRTLDLATGDEVKNQDIYMPLGGLRSHPAGIEARWTWLKENWDGIYKRLPPSLGMLGMVIQLSTSSFCTEAQLKDVQQFFDAKDRKGYDRAVEQSYDAIRVKASWLQRDRDDVDQWLRGNRYLGSKL, encoded by the exons ATGTGTGGCTCTCGGCGCGGCGACGTGTCGGGTTCGACCAATGTCCAGGGCCGCGAGGTCCTGCCCACCAATGTCAAGCCTCTGCACTACGACTTGACTCTCGAGCCCAACTTTGACAAGTTCAACTATGAAGGAACGGTCGTTATTGA TCTCCAGGTGAACGAGGATACGAATTTTGTTTCCCTCAACTCCAACGAAATCGAAATCCACAGCGCCGTTGTTTCCTCCAAGGGTGCGGTGGTCGATTCCAAGCCGGAAATTTCCTACAACGGAGATGTTCAGGTCGCTACGATCAAGTTCGGCAACGCCATTGCGGCCGGGTCCGATGCGCAGCTGAAATTGACCTTCACCGGCATCCTGAATGACAACATGGCGGGCTTTTACCGGTCGTCGTTCAAGGATAAGaacggcgagaagaagtATATTGCCTCAACCCAGATGGAGCCCACGGATGCCCGCAGAGCATTCCCGTGCTTTGACGAGCCTGCCCTCAAGGCCAAGTTCACCATTACCCTGATTGCCGACAAGAGCATGGCCTGTCTGAGTAACATGGACGTTGCCTCGGAGACCGAGGTCCagggtgggaagaaggcTGTCAAGTTCAGCACCTCGCCGCTGATGTCGACCTATCTCGTTGCCTTCATTGTCGGACACCTCAACTACATTGAGAACAACAGCTTCCGTGTTCCTATCCGTGTCTACGCCACCCCGGATCAAGATATTGAGCACGGCCGCTTTTCGTTGGATCTTGCTGCCAAAACCCTGGCATTCTACGAAAAGGCCTTTGACAGCGAGTTCCCACTGCCGAAGATGGATATGGTTGCGGTGCCGGACTTTAGCGCCGGTGCAATGGAGAACTGGGGTCTGATCACCTACCGTATCGTTGATGTGCTGCTGGACGAGAAGGCCAGCAGTGCTTCGCGCAAGGAGCGTATCGCTGAAACTGTCCAGCATGAGCTAGCCCACCAGTGGTTCGGTAACCTCGTGACTATGGACTTCTGGGACGGTCTGTGGCTCAACGAGGGTTTCGCTACGTGGATGTCGTGGTACTCGTGCAATGTCTTCTACCCGGAGTGGAAGGTCTGGCAGAGCTATGTTATCGACAACTTGCAGGGTGCCCTCTCTCTAGACTCGCTGCGTAGCAGTCACCCGATTGAGGTCCCTGTCAAGCGAGCCGATGAGATCAACCAGATTTTTGATGCCATCTCCTACTCCAAGGGTTCCTCTGTCCTACGCATGATCTCCAAATACCTCGGAGAGGATGTTTTCTTGCAGGGAGTGCGAAACTACATCAAGAAGCATGCCTACGGTAACACCGAGACTGGTGACCTGTGGGCTGCGCTGGCTGATGCTAGCGGCAAACCCGTTAGGAAGGTTATGGAGATCTGGACTAAGAACGTTGGTTTCCCGGTCGTTAGTGTCACGGAGAACCCTGATGCGTCTTCTATCCACCTGAAGCAAAACCGGTTTTTGCGGACGGGCGACGTGCGTCCTGAGGAAGACACCACTCTCTACCCTGTGATGCTCGGCCTACGCACTCGATCGGGTCTCGATGAGGATACTATGCTGACAGAGCGTGAGCGTGAATTCAAGGTTCCTGACTTGGACTTCTTTAAGCTTAATGCTGATCACTCCGGCCTCTACCGCACCTCGTACACCCCCGAACGCCTCAAGCAGCTAGGCAAGGCGGCTAAGGACGGCCTACTGACTGTCGAAGACCGCGCCGGCATGATTGCGGACGCAGGTGCTTTAGCTACTTCTGGTTACCAGCACACCTCTGGTCTGCTGTCGCTGCTCCAAAGCCTAGACACCGAATCGGAGTTTGTGGTTTGGAACGAGATCTTGACTCGCATTGGCTCCCTACGCAGTGCCTGGCTCTTCGAGAGCCAGGAGACGAAGGATGCCCTTACGGCTTTCCAGCGCAAGCTGGTCAGCGCCAAGGCCCACGAGCTGGGCTGGGAGTTCTCCGACAAGGACGGCCACATCCTGCAGCAGTTCAAGGCCCTCATGTTCGGCTCTGCTGGTTCAGCCGAGGACCCGACCGTCGTCCAGGCAGCCAAGGACATGTTCGCCCGCTTCGCAGACGGCGACCTCTCCGCCATCCATCCCAACATCCGCGGCAGCGTCTTCACCATCGTGCTGAAGAACGGCAGCGCCAAGGAGTACGACGTCGTTCTCGACCGATTCCGCCACGCCGCTACCTCAGACGAGAAGACCACTGCCCTGCGCTGCCTCGGTGCCGCCGAGGACCCGGCCCTCATCAAGCGCaccctcgacctcgccaCTGGCGACGAGGTCAAGAACCAGGATATCTACATGCCCCTTGGCGGTCTGCGCAGCCACCCCGCTGGCATCGAGGCCCGCTGGACCTGGCTTAAGGAGAATTGGGACGGTATCTACAAGCGTCTGCCTCCGTCCCTCGGCATGCTGGGCATGGTTATCCAATTGTCTACGTCGAGTTTCTGCACCGAGGCACAGCTCAAGGACGTTCAGCAATTCTTCGATGCCAAGGATAGAAAG GGCTACGACCGTGCCGTTGAGCAAAGCTACGACGCTATCCGCGTTAAGGCCTCCTGGCTCCAGCGCGACCGCGATGATGTGGACCAGTGGTTGCGCGGGAACCGGTATCTTGGGAGCAAGCTGTGA